A window from Bufo bufo chromosome 1, aBufBuf1.1, whole genome shotgun sequence encodes these proteins:
- the E2F7 gene encoding transcription factor E2F7, translating to MEISGCLTLKDLISAKKGRPDQEKDARSWQKENMCDRFRISPRVPLKGEPIDLSKQKGLTPERYPITPVKVADRPLADPWTPTANLKMLSSVASPEIRDREKKKELFRPIENNEQEDAGLDIQQFETIDDMDDLEKRPSRKQKSLGLLCQKFLARYPSYPISTEKTTISLDEAASSLGVERRRIYDIVNVLESLNLVSRVAKNQYCWHGQHNLNETLKNLQREGERQQYSTQIAYFQHKDFGTEQRKDSQPATSMELPEMDCPSASAGSRKDKSLRIMSQKFVMLFLVSTTKIITLEIAAKILIEESQDISDHSKFKTKVRRLYDIANVLTSLGLIKKVHVTEERGRKPAFKWIGPVEFKTESDQDITTTSPASKRDVTAENGKQQRLLRHSSFTHVQSISTVKRKVCSEPSSPHKAPEALLEHDGYSSKMAHFSTICRQKIEEDSGSFKFASNNPAHKNVGHLPFSVVVPVPVDPDYCTRDSGHQKLPSSPNKIQSQLKVIASSSGHGFLHNQPYMYVPSTSVFMLYGNPGNEKFLDGLHGARSSSPSDKKTTEDGDQPAKRQRIGSSDDGPLPLVVPKVCSAERGSCDTSLPHNSLEPCKDNLHSVASSSCQEETTELTKEQEPQEKVASAALPQYLYVPSSTGLNGFNFFLPANQATGAMGISQSPLPHLNVPYVMVPSTALAAFPFICSPAVTSSASSDHALSTASLNYSLPGMTTPPPHMFRTPSIPETSPDMHQGVPPASASPPSASPATADSPISAVLPLPVKTQKSPTPLTPKSIRPVHKDTFFKTPGSLGVSPAFRRNERPHVRNSSSAQRRLDICNTTD from the exons ATGGAAATAAGCGGCTGCCTGACCCTGAAAGACTTGATAAGCGCCAAGAAAGGTCGCCCTGACCAGGAGAAAGATGCCAGGAGCTGGCAGAAG gagaaTATGTGTGACCGATTCAGGATAAGCCCCAGGGTACCATTAAAAGGGGAACCTATTGACTTATCAAAACAGAAAGGTCTAACCCCTGAAAGATATCCGATCACCCCAGTAAAAGTGGCTGATAGACCTCTTGCTGATCCATGGACTCCCACTGCCAATCTAAAGATGCTCAGTAGTGTCGCTAGCCCAGAGATTCGGGACCGAGAAAAGAAGAAGGAACTCTTCCGGCCTATTGAGAACAATGAGCAAGAAGACGCTGGACTCGACATTCAGCAG TTTGAGACCATTGACGATATGGATGACTTGGAAAAGAGACCAAGCAGAAAGCAAAAAAGTTTGGGCCTTCTTTGTCAGAAGTTTTTAGCCCGATACCCTAGCTATCCTATATCAACTGAGAAAACCACCATTTCATTGGATGAAGCTGCTTCAAGCCTTG GAGTGGAGCGTAGACGCATCTATGACATTGTGAATGTTCTAGAGTCGTTAAATTTAGTTAGTCGTGTGGCGAAAAATCAATACTGTTGGCACGGCCAGCACAACCTAAATGAGACTTTGAAGAACCTGCAGCGGGAAGGGGAGAGACAACAGTACAGTACCCAGATTGCCTACTTTCAGCATAAAGACTTTGGTACAGAGCAGAGAAAAGACAGCCAGCCTGCCACATCAATGGAATTACCTGAGATGGACTGTCCATCAG CCTCAGCAGGCAGTCGCAAGGACAAGTCTCTGAGGATCATGAGCCAGAAATTTGTCATGCTGTTCCTAGTGTCCACGACCAAAATAATCACTCTTGAGATTGCTgctaaaatcctgattgaggagaGCCAGGACATTTCTGATCACAGCAAATTTAAAA CCAAGGTACGACGTTTGTATGACATAGCTAATGTTCTGACCAGTCTTGGCCTCATTAAAAAGGTCCATGTAACTGAAGAACGTGGACGAAAACCTGCATTTAAGTGGATTGGACCTGTTGAGTTCAAGACTGAAAGTG ACCAAGACATTACAACCACATCACCAGCCTCAAAAAGAGATGTTACAGCTGAGAACGGCAAGCAGCAGAGACTGCTCCGTCACTCATCCTTCACTCATGTTCAGTCCATCAGTACTGTGAAGAGGAAGGTCTGTTCCGAGCCAAGTAGCCCACACAAGGCCCCAGAAG cTCTTTTGGAACATGACGGTTACTCCTCAAAGATGGCTCATTTTTCTACTATTTGCAGACAGAAGATTGAAGAAGATTCCGG GTCTTTCAAGTTTGCATCAAATAATCCAGCCCATAAAAACGTAGGACATCTTCCCTTTTCTGTTGTAGTGCCTGTCCCAGTGGATCCAGATTATTGTACCAGAGATTCTGGCCACCAGAAGCTACCTTCTTCTCCAAATAAAATACAGTCTCAGCTAAAGGTTATAGCTTCCTCTAGTGGCCATGGATTTCTCCATAATCAGCCCTATATGTATGTTCCATCAACATCTGTCTTCATGCTTTATGGAAACCCTGGCAATGAAAAGTTTCTAGATGGACTACATGGAGCTCGCAGTTCATCTCCTTCAGATAAAAAGACCACTGAAGATGGTGACCAACCTGCTAAGAGACAGAGGATTGGCAGTTCCGATGACGGCCCACTTCCTTTGGTGGTACCAAAA GTTTGCTCAGCTGAGAGAGGTTCATGTGACACCAGCTTACCACATAACTCACTAGAGCCCTGTAAAGACAACCTGCATTCAGTCGCCTCGTCTTCCTGCCAAGAAGAAACTACTGAGCTGACCAAAGAGCAAGAACCACAAGAGAAAGTTGCATCTGCTGCACTACCCCAATATCTTTATGTTCCCTCCTCCACTG GATTAAATGGCTTCAATTTCTTTCTGCCAGCCAATCAAGCTACAGGAGCTATGGGCATTTCTCAAAGTCCTTTACCACATCTTAATGTACCTTATGTGATGGTGCCATCTACAGCCCTGGCAGCTTTCCCATTTATTTGCTCACCTGCGGTTACCAGCTCTGCCTCAAGTGACCATGCCTTGAGTACTGCAAGTCTGAATTACAGCTTGCCTGGCATGACCACACCACCACCTCATATGTTTAGAACTCCTTCAATACCTGAGACCTCTCCAGACATGCATCAAGGTGTTCCTCCAGCTAGTGCAAGTCCACCATCTGCTAGTCCTGCAACAGCCGATTCCCCCATttctgccgttctgccacttcctGTTAAAACGCAAAAG tctcCTACTCCGTTAACGCCAAAGAGCATTCGTCCAGTTCACAAAGACACATTCTTCAAGACACCTGGCAGCTTGGGAGTTTCTCCAGCTTTTCGGAGAAATGAAAGACCTCATGTTAGAAATTCCAGCTCTGCACAGAGAAGACTAGACATCTGCAATACCACTGACTGA